A genomic segment from Polyangium mundeleinium encodes:
- a CDS encoding serine/threonine-protein kinase, protein MGQPPKNGQKQEALSGPGGLGAQLGSSERSPQASDEALAIADTVAPSPPEKAAPITVKLAREKRRRRGANRADETPPAASASPAEAPTEPPPEVSADVPAEIPADLPAVSERSPLADPKRWDRYEIVRFLGRGGMGSVYEARDRRLARHVAIKFIHGADPITTKRFLQEARAQARIDHPNVCKVLEVGEVEDKAYIAMQLVQGLSLHDAAQAMTIDDKVRVMKTVTEAVHAAHRIGIIHRDIKPANIMVEKSAGADTPPSYRPVLMDFGLAREASETKGLTESGTVMGTPGYMPPEQARGSVRSIDPRSDVYSLGATLYDILAGAPPFEDESAVNVLLKVLIQDPVPLREKDSSIPLALDIIVGKCLNKEPHQRYTTAAELADDLDRFLNRERVLARRLGLPTRLYWRAKRNKPMAFAVIALVSSLVAFAGYGVRTVIVNARNEAIAQKRAELGQKLGQAVKDLEWLVRSAYLVPLHDTGPEKAVVRARMAEIEAEMQSFGDLAAGLDHYALGRGYLALKEWDQAHAELAQAATLGVREPELDYALGRVLGELYSRAIEDARKSGDKSYFEKRKQELDKEYLEPALAHLTRCRGLPTVPASYLEGLIHFYNRRYDEALASARSARGGLSWLYEAEKLEGDVFMARAQGAKDRGDNDLAEQDFAQAVAHYEQAADIGRSDHQIYEALAEAWIRQEEMDLYSGRDPRPKLDKALAVADKALLAAPAESDGHTKKAFAYHFQARYAQGHGALPSEVERLFRTQIDVGQRAIALHPRDAYAQEITGAAYTKLAEHLLDRGQPVQPLLDKAHAYLEEAIRLNPEFPWAYNDYGLALGYSAANKKRHNEECQDLLERAIETTKKSTQLDEGYVIGYNNTAVWLTDLAQWQSDHGKNPEQPVQEAVQAAERAIQINQQNPLAHVNAGLATMNLASYRLDAGKDGRQLGQEAIDRFKAALTIDPNFVYVQHALARAYHLLASHQQAQGEDPRPSLDAGLRALEPCYRIEPENPDCKAVEALLQAAQGTWASKQDASSLASFEQAQLRAREATQKVPERGELWLLLGEVCLDRAEALLASERPKVPPGPVVDEGLRGIEQALKLAPGLPRALAIEGALYLAKARIAPAQEKTSLERAQASFARAFAGNPLLEGRYGKVAADVNRRVQGR, encoded by the coding sequence ATGGGCCAGCCACCCAAAAACGGCCAGAAGCAAGAGGCCCTCTCGGGTCCGGGGGGTTTGGGGGCGCAGCTCGGCTCGTCCGAGCGTAGCCCCCAAGCGTCGGACGAGGCGCTTGCGATCGCCGATACGGTCGCCCCGTCTCCCCCAGAAAAAGCAGCCCCGATCACGGTGAAGCTGGCCCGCGAGAAGCGCCGTCGACGCGGCGCAAACCGCGCAGACGAAACGCCGCCAGCGGCGAGCGCATCCCCCGCGGAGGCGCCCACCGAGCCGCCCCCCGAGGTCTCCGCCGACGTACCTGCCGAGATTCCCGCCGATCTGCCCGCCGTCTCCGAACGCTCCCCGCTCGCGGATCCCAAGCGCTGGGATCGTTACGAGATCGTACGATTCCTCGGCCGGGGCGGCATGGGCTCCGTCTACGAGGCCCGCGACCGGCGGCTCGCCCGTCACGTGGCGATCAAGTTCATCCACGGGGCCGATCCCATCACGACGAAGCGCTTCCTCCAGGAGGCGCGGGCGCAGGCGCGCATCGATCATCCAAACGTCTGCAAGGTGCTGGAGGTGGGCGAGGTCGAGGACAAGGCGTACATCGCCATGCAGCTCGTCCAGGGCCTCTCGCTGCATGACGCGGCGCAGGCGATGACGATCGACGACAAGGTCCGCGTGATGAAGACGGTCACCGAGGCCGTCCACGCCGCGCACCGCATCGGCATCATTCACCGCGACATCAAGCCCGCGAACATCATGGTGGAAAAGAGCGCGGGCGCGGACACGCCTCCCTCGTATCGACCCGTGCTCATGGACTTCGGCCTCGCGCGCGAGGCCAGCGAGACGAAGGGCCTGACCGAATCGGGCACGGTCATGGGGACGCCGGGGTACATGCCGCCCGAGCAAGCGCGCGGCAGCGTCCGCAGCATCGATCCGCGCAGCGACGTCTACAGCCTCGGCGCGACGCTCTACGACATCCTCGCGGGCGCGCCGCCGTTCGAGGACGAGAGCGCCGTCAACGTCCTGCTCAAGGTGCTCATTCAGGACCCGGTGCCGCTGCGGGAGAAGGATTCGTCGATCCCGCTCGCCCTCGACATCATCGTCGGCAAGTGCCTGAACAAGGAGCCCCACCAGCGGTATACGACCGCGGCCGAGCTCGCCGACGATCTCGATCGCTTCCTCAACCGCGAGCGTGTGCTCGCGCGCCGCCTCGGGCTGCCGACGCGCCTCTACTGGCGAGCCAAGCGCAACAAGCCGATGGCCTTCGCGGTGATCGCGCTGGTGTCGAGCCTCGTGGCGTTCGCCGGCTACGGTGTCCGCACGGTGATCGTCAATGCCCGGAACGAGGCGATCGCGCAGAAGCGCGCCGAGCTCGGGCAGAAGCTCGGCCAGGCGGTGAAGGATCTCGAATGGCTCGTGCGCAGCGCGTACCTCGTGCCGCTGCACGACACGGGCCCCGAGAAGGCGGTCGTCCGCGCGCGCATGGCCGAGATCGAGGCCGAGATGCAGAGCTTCGGCGACCTCGCGGCGGGGCTCGATCATTATGCCCTCGGCCGCGGCTACCTCGCGCTGAAGGAGTGGGACCAGGCGCACGCGGAGCTCGCGCAGGCCGCGACGCTCGGGGTGCGCGAGCCCGAGCTCGATTATGCGCTCGGGCGTGTGCTCGGCGAGCTCTACAGCCGGGCGATCGAGGACGCGCGCAAGAGCGGCGACAAGAGTTACTTCGAGAAACGCAAGCAGGAGCTCGACAAGGAGTACCTCGAACCGGCGCTCGCCCACCTCACGCGCTGCCGGGGCCTGCCGACGGTGCCGGCGAGCTACCTCGAAGGCCTGATTCACTTCTACAACCGGCGCTACGACGAGGCCCTCGCGAGCGCACGCAGTGCCCGCGGCGGTCTGTCGTGGCTCTACGAGGCCGAGAAGCTCGAAGGCGACGTGTTCATGGCCCGCGCCCAGGGCGCGAAAGACCGCGGGGACAACGACCTGGCCGAGCAGGATTTCGCGCAGGCGGTGGCGCATTACGAGCAAGCCGCGGACATCGGGCGGAGCGACCACCAGATCTACGAGGCGCTCGCGGAGGCGTGGATCCGGCAGGAGGAGATGGACCTCTACAGCGGCCGTGATCCCAGGCCGAAGCTCGACAAGGCCCTCGCCGTCGCGGACAAGGCGCTCCTGGCGGCCCCCGCGGAGTCGGACGGGCACACGAAAAAGGCGTTCGCGTACCACTTCCAGGCGCGGTATGCGCAAGGCCACGGAGCGCTTCCGAGCGAGGTCGAGCGGCTGTTTCGAACGCAGATCGACGTGGGGCAGCGAGCGATCGCCCTTCACCCGAGAGATGCCTACGCCCAGGAGATCACGGGAGCGGCCTACACGAAGCTCGCCGAGCACTTGCTCGACCGGGGGCAGCCAGTGCAGCCCTTGCTGGACAAAGCGCATGCGTACCTGGAGGAGGCGATCCGCCTGAACCCCGAGTTCCCGTGGGCGTACAATGACTACGGGCTCGCCCTCGGCTATTCTGCGGCAAACAAGAAAAGGCACAACGAGGAGTGCCAGGATTTGCTGGAGCGTGCCATCGAGACGACCAAGAAGTCGACCCAGCTCGATGAAGGATACGTCATTGGATACAACAATACGGCCGTCTGGCTGACGGATCTGGCGCAGTGGCAATCCGACCACGGAAAGAACCCGGAACAGCCCGTCCAGGAGGCCGTACAGGCGGCGGAGCGTGCAATCCAGATCAACCAGCAGAACCCGTTGGCGCACGTGAATGCGGGTCTGGCCACCATGAATCTCGCCTCGTACAGGCTCGATGCGGGGAAGGATGGGCGGCAGCTCGGCCAGGAGGCCATCGATCGCTTCAAGGCCGCCCTCACCATCGACCCCAATTTCGTGTACGTCCAGCACGCGCTGGCCCGCGCGTATCACCTGCTCGCCAGCCACCAGCAGGCCCAGGGCGAAGATCCCCGGCCGAGCCTCGACGCGGGGCTACGCGCGCTGGAGCCGTGTTATCGCATCGAGCCAGAAAACCCCGATTGTAAAGCCGTGGAAGCATTGCTCCAAGCCGCGCAGGGTACATGGGCTTCGAAGCAAGACGCTTCTTCCCTTGCGTCCTTCGAGCAAGCCCAGCTCCGCGCGCGAGAGGCAACGCAGAAGGTCCCCGAGCGCGGGGAGTTGTGGCTCTTGCTGGGGGAAGTTTGCCTCGACCGGGCCGAAGCTCTGCTCGCCAGCGAGCGCCCGAAGGTCCCGCCAGGCCCCGTCGTGGACGAGGGTCTCCGCGGCATCGAGCAAGCGCTGAAGCTCGCTCCTGGCCTGCCGCGGGCGCTCGCGATCGAGGGGGCGCTCTACCTCGCCAAGGCGCGGATCGCGCCGGCGCAGGAGAAAACCTCGCTCGAACGCGCCCAGGCGAGCTTCGCGCGTGCATTCGCAGGAAACCCGCTCCTCGAGGGTCGTTATGGGAAGGTGGCCGCCGACGTGAATCGAAGGGTTCAGGGGCGGTAG
- a CDS encoding peptidoglycan DD-metalloendopeptidase family protein, which produces MRTTSKWALVSNVLVLACGLALSGCGGEPPDELDPASALGGDEWLDDGPPPGEEAVDEELGSTSEGVSDMPAFQLPFPCGQVWAGQTRTNHSPQNSVDFNRNDDIGDAVVASAAGKITRVGNEGNTSYGRWIEIDHGNGYRSRYAHLNSQLVSVGQSVSKGQKIGTVGNTGGSTGAHLHYEVRRNGIAIRPVFNGATAFFYGTKNYTSKNSCSGSGGGGGTSVTGTVNTSGINLTVRADASTSSAAVGSVADGAKVTITCQKNGTSVTGTYGTSTLWDFIGNGYVSDAYVSTGSDGQVAPTCK; this is translated from the coding sequence ATGCGAACGACGTCGAAGTGGGCCCTTGTCTCCAACGTGCTCGTCCTTGCCTGTGGCCTCGCGCTGAGCGGCTGCGGCGGCGAGCCGCCGGACGAGCTCGATCCGGCCTCGGCGCTCGGCGGCGACGAGTGGCTGGACGACGGCCCTCCGCCGGGAGAGGAAGCCGTGGACGAGGAGCTCGGCAGCACGAGCGAGGGCGTGAGCGACATGCCCGCCTTCCAGCTCCCGTTCCCCTGCGGGCAGGTGTGGGCCGGACAAACCCGGACGAACCATAGCCCCCAGAACTCGGTCGATTTCAACCGCAACGATGACATTGGCGACGCCGTCGTGGCATCGGCCGCCGGCAAGATCACCCGCGTCGGAAACGAGGGCAACACGAGCTACGGCCGCTGGATCGAGATCGACCACGGCAATGGCTACCGCAGCCGGTATGCGCACTTGAACTCGCAGCTCGTCTCGGTCGGGCAGAGCGTGAGCAAGGGCCAGAAAATCGGCACCGTGGGCAACACCGGCGGCTCCACCGGCGCGCACCTCCATTACGAAGTGCGCCGCAATGGCATCGCCATCCGGCCCGTCTTCAACGGCGCCACGGCGTTCTTCTACGGCACCAAGAACTACACGAGCAAGAATAGCTGCAGCGGCAGCGGCGGCGGCGGCGGGACGTCCGTCACCGGCACCGTGAACACGAGTGGCATCAATCTCACGGTACGCGCGGACGCGAGCACGAGCAGCGCCGCGGTGGGCTCGGTCGCGGACGGCGCCAAGGTCACCATCACCTGCCAGAAGAACGGGACCTCGGTGACGGGCACCTACGGCACGTCGACCCTCTGGGACTTCATTGGGAACGGCTACGTGTCGGACGCCTATGTTTCGACCGGCTCGGACGGTCAGGTCGCGCCGACCTGCAAGTGA
- a CDS encoding prolyl oligopeptidase family serine peptidase — MSKPEPKVEDPYLWLEEVLGDKPLSWVAERNATSKAELEAAPGFGALRDRLRRIYDSKEKIPTPQVRGKYVYNFWRDDTNPRGLYRRATLAEYKKPAPKWELVLDLDALAKAEKENWVWHGADCLYPKYERCLLHLSRGGADASVLREFDTVKKQMVEGGFTLPEAKSSVHWKDIDTVYVGTDFGPGSLTDSGYPRIVKEWKRGTKLEAAKTLFEGQKTDMVVSGERQFDHGKEIDWISRSPSFFTEELHVRNGDKYEKIDKPEDAEASVWDGQLLLRLRSAWTIAGKTWPAGALLSTPLADYRAGKREMIMLFEPKPNTSLESYMGLKTAFMTVELEDVKSSVFVHTRTKNGFVRTKVDTSPMSSVWAWAYDEHTSDDYWLMESNFTAPETLALGSATKKTRAEVVKKNPAFFEAAGLEVVQRFATSKDGTKVPYFQIAKKNLPLDGSAPTLLEGYGGFEASMTPSYHAATGAGWLERGGVYVVANIRGGGEYGPAWHQAALKENRQRAYDDFIAIAEDLVARKVTTTAKLGIMGGSNGGLLMGVMMTQRPDLFGAIVCRVPLLDMMRYHKLLAGASWMEEYGDPDKPEERAALAKFSPYQNLKSGTRYPRTLFTTSTRDDRVHPGHARKMVARLLELGQDLLYYENTEGGHGGAANNEQRAYMDALAFTFLGKQLGLPAK; from the coding sequence ATGAGCAAGCCTGAGCCCAAGGTCGAGGATCCCTACCTCTGGCTCGAAGAGGTCCTCGGGGACAAGCCGCTCTCGTGGGTGGCCGAGCGAAACGCCACGTCGAAGGCGGAGCTCGAAGCCGCACCCGGGTTCGGCGCGCTGCGCGATCGGCTGCGCCGCATCTACGATTCCAAGGAAAAAATCCCCACGCCCCAGGTGCGGGGCAAGTACGTCTACAACTTCTGGCGCGACGACACGAATCCCCGCGGCCTCTACCGGCGCGCCACGCTCGCCGAGTACAAGAAGCCGGCCCCGAAATGGGAGCTCGTCCTCGACCTCGACGCCCTCGCCAAGGCTGAAAAAGAGAACTGGGTCTGGCACGGCGCGGATTGCCTGTACCCGAAGTACGAGCGTTGCCTGCTGCACCTCTCGCGCGGCGGAGCGGACGCGTCCGTCCTCCGGGAGTTCGACACCGTCAAGAAGCAGATGGTCGAGGGCGGGTTCACGCTGCCGGAGGCGAAGAGCTCGGTCCACTGGAAGGACATTGACACGGTGTACGTCGGGACCGACTTCGGACCCGGTTCGCTCACGGATTCGGGGTATCCGCGGATCGTGAAGGAGTGGAAACGCGGGACGAAGCTCGAAGCCGCAAAGACGTTGTTCGAGGGGCAAAAGACCGACATGGTCGTGAGCGGCGAGCGCCAGTTCGACCACGGCAAGGAGATCGACTGGATCTCCCGCAGTCCGTCGTTCTTCACGGAGGAGCTCCACGTCCGCAACGGGGACAAATACGAGAAGATCGACAAACCCGAGGACGCGGAGGCGAGCGTCTGGGATGGCCAGCTCCTTCTGCGGCTGCGCAGCGCGTGGACCATCGCCGGCAAGACGTGGCCGGCGGGCGCCCTGCTCAGCACGCCGCTCGCGGACTACCGCGCCGGAAAACGCGAAATGATCATGCTCTTCGAGCCGAAGCCGAACACGTCGCTCGAGAGCTACATGGGCCTGAAGACGGCGTTCATGACGGTCGAGCTCGAAGACGTGAAGAGCTCCGTATTCGTTCATACGCGTACGAAAAACGGGTTCGTCCGGACGAAGGTCGACACGTCGCCCATGAGCTCGGTCTGGGCCTGGGCGTATGACGAGCACACCTCGGACGACTACTGGCTCATGGAGAGCAATTTCACGGCGCCGGAGACCCTGGCCCTCGGGAGCGCGACGAAAAAGACGCGCGCCGAGGTCGTGAAGAAGAATCCGGCTTTCTTCGAGGCCGCCGGGCTCGAAGTCGTCCAGCGGTTCGCGACGTCGAAGGACGGGACGAAGGTGCCCTATTTCCAGATCGCCAAGAAAAACCTCCCGCTCGACGGCAGCGCGCCCACGCTCCTCGAAGGGTATGGCGGATTCGAGGCGTCCATGACCCCGTCGTACCACGCGGCGACCGGCGCCGGGTGGCTCGAACGCGGCGGGGTCTACGTCGTGGCCAACATCCGCGGCGGCGGCGAATATGGCCCGGCCTGGCACCAGGCCGCGCTCAAGGAGAACCGGCAGCGCGCGTACGACGATTTCATTGCGATCGCCGAGGATCTCGTCGCGCGCAAGGTCACCACGACGGCGAAGCTCGGCATCATGGGCGGCTCCAATGGCGGCCTGCTCATGGGGGTCATGATGACCCAGCGGCCGGATCTCTTCGGCGCCATCGTGTGCCGCGTCCCCCTGCTCGACATGATGCGCTACCACAAGCTCCTCGCGGGCGCGTCGTGGATGGAGGAGTACGGCGACCCCGACAAACCCGAGGAGCGGGCGGCGCTCGCCAAGTTCTCGCCTTACCAGAACCTCAAGAGTGGCACGCGGTACCCGCGCACGCTCTTCACCACGTCGACGCGGGATGATCGGGTGCATCCGGGCCACGCGCGCAAGATGGTCGCGCGGCTCCTCGAGCTTGGGCAGGATTTGCTCTATTACGAGAACACCGAGGGCGGCCACGGCGGCGCCGCGAACAACGAGCAACGCGCCTACATGGACGCGCTCGCGTTCACGTTCCTCGGCAAGCAACTCGGCCTGCCGGCCAAGTAA